Below is a genomic region from Helianthus annuus cultivar XRQ/B chromosome 2, HanXRQr2.0-SUNRISE, whole genome shotgun sequence.
ATTTCAAAACCTGCCCACAAAAATGAAAGCCATATAGATCAGAACCATGAAGCTGTTGAAATTTAGTGAATTAATGGATCTCTTTCTTACATAATAATTATAAAAGCATCATTGATCGTTGCATTATTGGTACAATATATTCAGTTCTTTGTAGTTTAACTCAGTTAGTCAACTGTGAAATAACCAAAGGAATAGATATTAATAATAAGGAAAACAGTGTACCTTTACCAACAAATTATTTCTACACAAATGGGCCTAAAGTTTGATGATTTTAAAACTAAAAGATGATGTATTTGACATTCATAAGTCAAACATGGGCTCAATCAACATTTGAGGCTATTTCAAATTTCTATTTTATAAAATGTAAATGTTTGGATTTGGTGTTAAAGCAGCTACAAATCCAACCATTTCAAGTCCAAATTTATATAAGAAAAATGCAACAAACATATTTAATTGTGAACAAAATATCATATTTAACTGAAAACTATCGTCATCGGACAGGATGAGCGGACACGAAAAGAGAAGCAGCGATGGCGGTGCCCGCCAAGGAGAAAAGCAGAGTGGAAGGCCAGAGAAGGATGAGCGGATGGGAAAGGAGGTCACAGCTTTAGATCCAAAAGGAACAGCTGGGATTGTTTACTGTTCCTAAGAAATACGTGAATTGTATATATTGATTAATTATATCCTTAGCTACATGGAATTttgatgtttttctttttgataTCAATCTAGATTTTTTATTTTGGCAAGATTCCctcttttttgtttttgtttttttaattatttgaccATTAATGTTTTGGTTTTTATACTTTTGCCCCCTCGACTTTTGTTAGTTTTTTAAAACCATCGCACaacatttgttttgttttgttttatattttgacCATTAATGTTTTGGTTTTTATACTTTTGCCCCCTCGATTTTTGTTAGTTTTTTAAAACCATCTCACaacatttgttttgttttgttttatattttcaCCACTAAGGTTTTGGTTCTTAACACTTTTAGCGGCtacatttattttcttttttttttctactttttttaagtttcaaattagccCTATACATTATAATGAATTACGTTTTTAACCTAAtagttttataattttatttttcttttataagTTTCGTtcattgggttttttttttacaaataactAAATACACGatatagcttttttttttttttttggaaacggCTCAACATCAtgtcaccaccaccatttttTCCGTTCGTTTGTTCGGGTCGCAACACCACGTCATAGGTACCATGTCACCGTTTTTCTTTCATTTGTTACATTTTATTTCAATTTTTATACATTTATATTTTGCATCTTCATATCGGTCTTTATAGTTTAGTTCTTACGCAAATTCCCCGCCACAACGCGCGATGGGGAAATTCTAGGTCTTTTTTTTAAATCTATACATTGGTGTGTgcttaaaaaataattaaaaaaaaaagaattgaaaagttaAATGACGTGTGAGctaagggtgtaaggagtgggtGCGGCAAAGGGTTTGGCAAAGTgttttgccgcgcggcaaacaccgccgccgacccTTTGCCGATGCGGTTTGGTTGCTGAATCGGGGACCATATGCCGCTCGGGAAAGGATGAATTTTTGAACGTTGGGGCGAGTTAACGGCTATAATAccgtttaaaataaaaaaaatattttttcttaaaaaaattaaactataaatacCAAACCAAACCATAACCCAATACTTTCAAATTTATACCCCAACCAAACCAAAAAATACCACCAATTCTTCCCaaacatttacaaaaaaaaatggcggatgaactcccgttatggttcccacccatgagtagcgacgattcatccgatagtagcattctttttttttttttcaaaatctcatcgagGAATCCGAACTTCAAGACATGGGCACATCTAACCGAAGGAGATATATTGAACGTCAACATGAGGAGGggcatgagacactcatggcgGATTATTTTGTCGAAGACCCGAAGTACAACGAAGATATCTTTCGGCATAGGTTCCGTATGTCGAAacgtttgtttctaaaaattgtGGCCGACGTGGAAGAGAACGACTCGTGGTTTAAAGAGGCCCTCGATGCGCAGTAGGAAGGGCTTTACGCCGTTGCAAAAGGTGACATCGGCTATTAAACAGCTCGCAACTGGTAACACTCCAGACGAGAACGACGAGTACTTGCATATGGCCGAAAGAACTTCCCGCGAGTGCCTAGAATATTTTTGCGACACAATTTGGAAAATATACGCTCCCGAGTTCTTACATAGACCGACAAGCCACGACATGGCACTTTTATACCAAGCTCATGAGGAAAAACATCACCTTCCAGTTATGTTCGGTAGCCTTGATTGCACCCATTTCGTTTGGCGATTTTGTCCGACAGAGTATCGAGGCCAATATATGCGAGGAGATCACTGATACCCGACTGTTATGCTCGAAGCGGTTGCTTCTCAAGACTTATGGTTTTGGCATGCTTTTTCCGGTCCACCGGGTTCTCAAAACGATATCAATGTGCtacaacaatctccgttatttttAACGAAACGAAATGGAACCGCGCCAAAATGTCCATTTTACATTAACAACCATTTATATAAACGTGGTTATTTGCTCGTGGATGGAATCTACCCTtcgtggtccgtgtttgtgaagtcgatCCCTTACCCTCACGAAGTAGACCAAAAGAAATTCAAGAGGCAACATGAGGCGGCAAGAAAAGACGtcgaacgggcttttggtgttttgaagGCGAAATGGGGTGTATTGAGTCGACCGATGCGAGTAAGATCCGTTAAAAAAATTAGGAGTGTTGTGTACACGTTTATTATTTCACACAACATGATTTTGACAGATGAaggaagggcgatagcaccggtgTACATTCGGGATCCTCCAGTCGAGCCCGCTCTAGACGATACGGTGTTGGGCGAGTTGATGGATGAAGacacgcattggagactaaaacacgatctcaTAAATCATCTCGCAAGTCAAGATTTGCCCCACCTTTTGGTCGATTCCGAAGAATACTAGTTTAACTTATTTCaagttaatgtaattttattgttttttaatttaatgtaattttaatgtttttaatttaatttaatgttATTATTAGTTTATTCTACATTTATTAacttaaatattaaatatactaGTTTAcaaaaaaaagtttaccacttctgcaagtgtttaaaccattgccaacacttttcagcaaagtttaaacacttttcactgattgacgtggcgcactctgattggttgttttttttggtttgccactttaaGGTGTTTAACCATTCCTTACACCCTAACATTCAAATATAAGCGGGAAAGGATAGTTTGTCAGTCAACTGAAAGACGTTTGCTCTGTCAAGAATTAGGGTTCTCTGGCTCCGAAGAATTAGGGTTTTCTCGCTCCGTAGAAATTCGGTTTCTCTCTGtcaatttggtttgtttaaacctAGATTTCTGCAAAAATTCGTAGTTTCTTCAATGTCGATCGGAACCCTAGGGGTTTACTCTCGATTCGTTTGTGTAATCTGGCTAAATTTCTTGGTTTAACGGCGTA
It encodes:
- the LOC110897299 gene encoding uncharacterized protein LOC110897299, with product MLEAVASQDLWFWHAFSGPPGSQNDINVLQQSPLFLTKRNGTAPKCPFYINNHLYKRGYLLVDGIYPSWSVFVKSIPYPHEVDQKKFKRQHEAARKDVERAFGVLKAKWGVLSRPMRVRSVKKIRSVVYTFIISHNMILTDEGRAIAPVYIRDPPVEPALDDTVLGELMDEDTHWRLKHDLINHLASQDLPHLLVDSEEY